One window from the genome of Cryptomeria japonica chromosome 6, Sugi_1.0, whole genome shotgun sequence encodes:
- the LOC131040450 gene encoding 2-methylpropanoate--CoA ligase CCL4: protein MEEMKRCPANYPPLTPLSFIERAAIVFGDSTSVVYNNTRFTWSQTFQRCRRLASALSSRNISRGDVVSVVAPNIPAMYEMHFAVPMAGGVLNTINIRLDARTMATQFAHCDPKFIFIDYQFLPLVTEAMNIARTKRACIVLIEEMEQGKNDPTPTPTPGGLLTYETMIQQGDPEFEIRWPEDEWDSIVLNYTSGTTSVPKGVVHCHRGLYTMAMDTLVQYGLRPGTVYLWTLPMFHSNGWCFSWALAAIGGINICLRKFDAKVIFDSIADHKVTHLCGAPVVLSMIANAAPSETRPLPGRVELLTGGAPPPASILFKMEELGFSVTHGYGLTETSGTVISCAWKPEWDGLQGNERARLKARQGIRSLSAVRVDVKDPVTMTSVARDGVQMGEIMIRAASVMKGYLKNEELTARALAGGWFRTGDVAVVHPDGYMEIKDRSKDVIISGGENISSVQVESVLYSHPLIAEAAVVGMPDPFWGETPCAFVSVKRSDHGDGHGQKPELSASEIIFFCRERMAHFMAPKSVVFLPELPKTSTGKIQKFVLRDMARNAVPCPVSRL from the exons ATGGAGGAGATGAAACGCTGCCCTGCAAATTACCCTCCATTGACTCCCCTTTCCTTCATTGAAAGAGCTGCCATAGTCTTTGGGGACAGTACTTCTGTTGTCTACAACAATACTCGCTTCACCTGGTCTCAGACGTTCCAGAGATGCCGCAGACTGGCTTCTGCTCTCTCTTCTCGCAATATCTCTCGCGGGGATGTG GTCTCCGTGGTGGCACCGAACATCCCTGCCATGTACGAAATGCACTTCGCAGTACCCATGGCCGGGGGGGTCCTCAACACAATAAACATCCGTCTGGACGCTCGAACAATGGCGACCCAGTTCGCCCACTGCGACCCAAAGTTCATCTTTATAGACTACCAATTTCTGCCCCTAGTAACAGAAGCCATGAACATAGCAAGAACCAAAAGGGCCTGCATAGTCCTGATCGAGGAGATGGAACAGGGGAAAAATGAtcccacacccacacccacacccggGGGTCTCCTAACATACGAAACCATGATCCAACAGGGCGACCCAGAGTTCGAAATCCGGTGGCCAGAGGACGAGTGGGATTCCATAGTACTAAACTACACCTCAGGCACAACATCAGTTCCAAAAGGCGTAGTCCACTGTCACAGGGGACTCTACACCATGGCCATGGATACTCTGGTCCAATACGGACTCAGGCCAGGCACAGTCTACCTCTGGACTCTGCCCATGTTCCACTCCAACGGCTGGTGCTTCTCCTGGGCTCTGGCGGCCATTGGAGGCATCAACATCTGCCTGCGAAAATTCGATGCCAAGGTAATCTTCGATTCAATTGCAGATCACAAGGTCACCCATCTCTGTGGAGCACCCGTGGTGCTGAGCATGATAGCAAACGCTGCCCCTTCTGAGACCCGGCCACTCCCGGGTCGGGTCGAGCTCCTAACAGGCGGAGCCCCTCCACCTGCCTCGATCTTGTTCAAGATGGAAGAGCTCGGATTCTCTGTAACGCATGGATATGGCCTCACAGAGACCTCTGGTACAGTCATTTCCTGTGCCTGGAAGCCCGAGTGGGACGGTCTTCAGGGGAACGAACGGGCCCGATTGAAGGCCCGGCAGGGCATCCGAAGCCTGAGTGCAGTTCGGGTCGATGTGAAGGACCCAGTGACCATGACCAGTGTGGCCAGAGATGGGGTCCAGATGGGGGAAATCATGATCAGGGCGGCCAGTGTAATGAAAGGGTATCTCAAGAATGAGGAGCTCACGGCCCGGGCTTTGGCCGGTGGGTGGTTTCGAACCGGTGACGTCGCGGTGGTTCACCCTGACGGGTACATGGAGATCAAGGATCGGTCGAAGGATGTGATTATCTCAGGGGGTGAAAACATCAGTAGTGTGCAAGTTGAGTCTGTTCTGTATTCTCATCCTCTGATTGCTGAGGCAGCTGTTGTGGGAATGCCTGATCCGTTTTGGGGAGAAACACCCTGTGCTTTTGTGAGTGTGAAGAGGAGTGATCATGGTGATGGGCATGGGCAGAAGCCCGAATTGTCTGCATCGGAGATTATTTTCTTCTGCAGAGAGCGCATGGCGCATTTCATGGCGCCCAAATCTGTGGTGTTCTTGCCTGAGCTCCCGAAGACTTCTACTGGTAAGATTCAAAAATTTGTTCTTCGAGATATGGCCAGAAATGCTGTTCCTTGCCCTGTTTCGCGACTGTGA